GTGCATCATTGCACAATATATTTGACAAAAAGTTTAATATATTGGAATTGGTAATCATGTTCTTTCACAAGAAAAAAAGTATACTTCCCGGATTTGGAATTTCACTAGGATATACAATATTCTATCTAAGTATCATTGTATTAATTCCAATCGCTGGGCTTTTTATTAAAACATTTGCGCTGAGTTTTGCTGAATTTTGGTCAGCAGTGACTGAACCTAGAGTTATAGCTTCTTATAAACTAAGTTTTGGTATGTCTTTTTTGGCCGCCATTACTAATTCCGTATTTGGAGTACTTATTGCGTGGGTTCTTGTAAGATATGATTTCTTCGCAAAAAAGATTTTCGATGCACTCATTGATTTACCATTTGCATTGCCTACTGCTGTAGCGGGAATTACATTAGCAACTATTTATTCTAAGAATGGCTGGTTCGGTAGATTTTTAGAACCGGCCGGAATTTTTGTCGCATATACTCCCACTGGAATTTTTGTTGCACTGGTATTTATTGGTTTACCGTTTATTGTAAGATCAGTGCAACCTGTTTTGGAGGAATTGGATACTGAATTAGAAGAGGCGGCTGCAAGTTTAGGGGCTAATAGATTACAGACTTTTTGTAAAGTTATATTCCCGTCTATTTTACCGGCATTATTGAGTGGTTTTATATTGGCGTTCGCTCGTGGACTTGGTGAGTATGGATCTGTTGTTTTTATTTCTGGGAATATGCCTTTGGTAAGTGAAATCACACCTTTATTAATTTTAACCAAACTCGAACAGTATGATTATGCGGGGGCTACAGCACTTGCCGTATCAATGCTTGTGATGTCCTTTATTTTATTTTTTTCGATAAATATTCTTCAATGGTGGGCGGCTAATCGACATAAGTCTTAATTTATATGCATAAAAACATAAATACTACTGAATCACCAATTGTTCGTTTTATATTAATCTTTATTGCTTTACTATTTATTTTTATAGTTTTAATTGTCCCTTTATTTTCCATTTTTATATATGCATTTGAAAAAGGGTATCAAGTATATATTGAAAGTATAATTGACGAAGAAGCGATATCCGCTATTCAACTTACATTTATAACTATTCTTTTTGCCGTACCACTTAATTTAGTATTTGGAGTAGCTGCCTCTTGGGTAATTGCAAGATTTGAATTTACTGGGAAAAGTTTATTAACGAGTTTAATCGATATTCCGTTTTCGGTTTCTCCTATCATTTCTGGAATGATTTATGTTCTGCTTTTTGGAGCACAAGGATTTTTTGCAGAATTCTTATCAGACCATGATATTAAAATTATTTTTGCTATTCCGGGAATTATTATAGTTACAGTGTTCGTGACTTTCCCATTTATTGCTAGAGAATTAATTCCAATTATGCAGGCACTTGGATCAGAGGAAGAGGAGGCCGCATT
This sequence is a window from Leptospiraceae bacterium. Protein-coding genes within it:
- the cysT gene encoding sulfate ABC transporter permease subunit CysT, producing MFFHKKKSILPGFGISLGYTIFYLSIIVLIPIAGLFIKTFALSFAEFWSAVTEPRVIASYKLSFGMSFLAAITNSVFGVLIAWVLVRYDFFAKKIFDALIDLPFALPTAVAGITLATIYSKNGWFGRFLEPAGIFVAYTPTGIFVALVFIGLPFIVRSVQPVLEELDTELEEAAASLGANRLQTFCKVIFPSILPALLSGFILAFARGLGEYGSVVFISGNMPLVSEITPLLILTKLEQYDYAGATALAVSMLVMSFILFFSINILQWWAANRHKS
- the cysW gene encoding sulfate ABC transporter permease subunit CysW; amino-acid sequence: MHKNINTTESPIVRFILIFIALLFIFIVLIVPLFSIFIYAFEKGYQVYIESIIDEEAISAIQLTFITILFAVPLNLVFGVAASWVIARFEFTGKSLLTSLIDIPFSVSPIISGMIYVLLFGAQGFFAEFLSDHDIKIIFAIPGIIIVTVFVTFPFIARELIPIMQALGSEEEEAALILGASGWQTFWNVTLPNIKWGILYGVILCNARAMGEFGAVSIVSGHIRGLTNTIPLHVEILYNEYNYVGAFAVASLLTLVAIFTLIIKEIVNYYSRKAGQE